One Planctomycetia bacterium genomic window, TACTGCTTTTTTCCGTCTCGATCTTCTCGCCGCTTCCGATCTCGACCTATGGACGAATTGCCCAAGTCGGAACAGGAAGCATGGTCGCGCGTGACCGATCGCTACGGCACGCGCGAGGCGACGCTCGGCGCGCGCTCGACCGCACGCTTGCGGAACGATCCCGCGAGTTTATCGATTACGCTGGCGCGCTATAAGTTCTTGGCCCGACTGGCGAGCAAGAACCGGCGCATCTTAGAACTCGGCGTCTGGGAGCCGCTCGGGAGCCGCATTCTGGCCGAGTTTGCGGCTGCGTACGTCGGCGTCGATGCTGAGGCCCCATTTGCCGAGGAAGCGAATCGGCTGTTCGAGCCGTTTGCGATGCAGTTTCGCACGGACGTGGTTCAGGAAGCTGCCGGATACGACTTGGTCGTTTGCCTCGAGTTCGCCCGCGCTCTCGCGGCCGTGGGCTCCCCGACGACTTCGCCGATCGCCCCTTTTTTCGATCTTGTATTGCGGCTGCTCGACGACGACGGAATCGTTGCGGTCGGTATCAATTACGACTCGGACGCCGGGCATTCCGACTCCGTTCGCCGCGCGATGGACGACCGTTTCGCGCAGGTCTTCGAGTTTCGGTGCTACGGAGAATCGATCACGGTCGATTGTGCGAACCAGCAGGAACATTCCCGAACCGGTTACGCGCTCTTGATCGGCATGCTCCCGCGTCGGGCAGCCGATCGCGCTCGGCGGGAACTAACCGTCGAAGTGACACGTTCGCCGGATGTAGTTCCGTCAGACGAGCCGATTCGCTTCGGGCGGCATTTGTGTCATTGGTTGCATCAGAGTCCGCGGCGGCTGTTGCATTCGATGGCCTACTATCGGTTCGGGGCAGAATTGATCGGTCCGAACCGCAAGGTGCTCGACGTCGGTTGCGGCGAGGGCTTGGGAACATGGTTGCTCGCACAGCGAAACGGCGCTGCGGTCGGCCTCGACTTCGACGCCGAGGCAATCGAAGTCGCGCAGGGCAACTTCCACGATCGACGCGTTCGCTTCGCCTGCGGCGACTTCTTCGAAACTCCCGTCGAAAAGTACGACGCGCTGGTGAACTTCGACTGTATCGAACATATCTTGCCGCAGAACGTCGACCGATTTTGGAGTCGTATCACGGAGCATCTGGCCGACGACGGGCTGGCGATCGTCGGCACCCCGAGCCTCGCTTCGGATGCCTACGCGAACCCGACGACACGCGCAGGCCATGTGAACCTGTACTCGGGCGATCGCCTGGAAGCCGAAATGTCGCAGCACTTTCGCCAGGTCTTCTTGTTCTCCGCCAACGACGAAACCATTCACACGGGCTTTCGGCAACTGGCCCACTACTATCTCGGCGTCGGAGTCGGACCGATCCGTCGGCCGACGCCCCGCGAATGACGCCCTGCGAGAACAAGCCCGCTCGACGACGGTAGACGCCTCGGCCGGCAGCCCTATAATTGCCCCTTACGAAGGGGCGTCGGAAATCGGAGCGCAAGGGCTCCGGCTTCTCGGCACATGCCGCTCACCTGGAAATTTCGATCGGGAGTATTCGTCTTGGCAGAAAAAGTCGTCATCATCGGGAGTGGGCCCGCCGGTTGGTCGGCCGCCATCTACGCAGCCCGCGCGAACCTCGAGCCGCTGCTGTACGAGGGGACGCCGCAAGCCGAGATGATCCCGCTCGGGCAGTTGGCCTATACGACGGAAGTGGAAAACTATCCCGGCTTTCCGGTCGGCAACGTGCGCGCGTTTATCGAGAGCGCCGTCGACGAGGACCGCCACTACAACTTGCCGCCCCCGCCTAAGGGCCACGAAAAGAACGGCGCGCCGCATTATGCCGTGCAGGGGGTCGAGCTCGTCGAGTTGATGAAGCAGCAAGCGATCAACTTCGGCACGCGCGTCGTCGGCGACGACATCGTCGACGTCGATTTTTCGTCGCGGCCGTATAAGCTGCATACCGGTGAGAAGACCGTCGTCGAAGCCCATGCGATCATCATCGCCACCGGGGCCCGCGCGAATTACATCGGTCTGCCGTCGGAAGAGACGTATAAGAACCGGGGCGTCAGCGCGTGTGCGGTTTGCGATGGGGCGCTCCCTCGCTTTCGCAAAAAGGAGCTCGTGGTCGTCGGCGGCGGAGACTCGGCCGTCGAAGAAGCGAACTACCTCACCAACTTCGCCTCGAAAGTCTATTTGGTGCATCGCCGCGATAAACTTCGCGCGAGCAAGATCATGGCCGAGCGCGCCTTGGCGAACGCGAAGATCGAGCTCACGTGGAACAGCGCCGTCGTCGAGTGCCAAGGGAACGACAAGGAAGGGCTCACCTCGGTGACGCTCCAGAGCACGCTCGACGGCTCGACGCGCAACCTCCCGGCGGCCGGCATGTTCGTCGCCATCGGGCACACCCCGAACACCGCCTTCCTTCACGGCAAGCTAACGACCAACGAGAAGGGCTACCTCAAGCTCACGGTGCCGTTCCGAACAAACACGAGCGTCGAAGGGGTGTTCGCCGCCGGCGACGTGGCCGACGACTACTATCGCCAAGCGATCACATCGGCCGGTAGCGGCTGCATGGCGGCGCTCGATGCCGAACGCTGGCTTGCGGCTCACGAGTAACTCGATTCACCACCCACGCGGGAGAGTTCACGGATGGAAAAGGTCCCAGCGAAGATCAGCGTAGCCGAAGCTCGCAAGGCGGCCGCCGTCGGACGCGAGGTGTTGCTCGAAGGCTGGATCCGCACGCGCCGCGACTCAAAGGGAGGTTTCAGCTTCCTCGAGCTCAACGACGGCTCGAGCCAAGGCAACGTGCAGATCATCGCCGATGCGACGTTGCCGAACTACGAAGACGTGATCAAGCATCTCGCGGCCGGCTACAGCGTCGGCGTCGAAGGCTTGGTGAAGGCATCGCAAGGGAAAGGCCAAGAGACGGAGATCGGGGCGACGAAAGTCACGCTCTACGGAACGGCCGACGTCGAGACCTATCCGCTGCAAAAGAAACAACATTCGTTCGAGTTTCTTCGGACGATCGCCCACCTGCGCCCGCGCACGAACACGTTCGGCGCGATCGCGCGCGTGCGGAATTGCGTGAGCCGTTCGATTCACGACTTCTTTCAAGAGCAAGGTTTCCTCTACGTCCATACGCCGATCATCACCGCCAGCGATTGCGAAGGGGCCGGCTCGATGTTCCGCGTGTCGACTCTTGATCCCGAGCGGTTGCCGCGGCTCCCTGCGAGCGCGGGGGGCAAGGTCGACTACAAGCAAGACTTCTTCGAGCGGCCGACCTACCTCACGGTAAGCGGTCAGCTGCAAGGAGAAACGCTGGCCTGCGCGCTCGGCAAGGTCTATACCTTCGGTCCGACGTTCCGTGCCGAGAACTCGAACACCACGCGACACTTGGCCGAGTTTTGGATGATCGAGCCGGAGATGGCGTTCTTCGATCTGCAAGACAACATGCGGCTGGCCGAAGCGTTTCTCAAGCGCATCTTCCGCGACGTGCTCGCCCGCTGCGGCGAAGACCTCAAGTTCTTCGCCGAGCGCATCGACAAGACCGCGATCGAAACGCTCGAGAAGATCGTGGCGGCGGATTTCGTCCGCTGCTCGTACACGGAAGCGGTCGACATTCTCATCGCCAGCGGCAAGAAGTTCGAGTTCCCGGTCAGCTGGGGCTGCGACCTCCAGGCCGAGCACGAACGCTACCTGACCGAAGAGAAATTCCAAGCTCCGACGATTCTCTACGATTATCCCCGCACGCTGAAGCCGTTCTACATGCGCGTCAACGACGACGGCAAGACGGTGCGCGCGATGGACATCCTCGTGCCGAAAGTCGGCGAGATCATCGGCGGCAGCCAGCGCGAAGAACGCTTAGACGTGCTCGAACAACGAATGGCCGAGCAAGGCCTGCACGCCGAACAGTATTCTTGGTACATCGACCTGCGCCGCTACGGCACCGTGCCGCACGCCGGCTTCGGCCTCGGTCTCGAGCGGGTCGTGCAGTTCATCACCGGCATGGCGAACATTCGAGACGTAATCCCGTATCCACGCACGCCGGGGAACGCCGAGTATTAAGCCGGCGCAGGTTTTTCGCCGGCCGTCTCGTCGACGACCAGGACGTGCCACTTGCCCGGCCCATGCACGCCGACGACGAGTTTCGACTCGATATCGCCGGTTTTGCTCGGGCCCGTGATCAGTGTGACGTTGCTCGGCCAGTCGCGCTTTGCCAGCCGTTCGCCGAGACGGTCGAACGCGTCGAACAAATCGGCCAGGATCTGCTCGCGGCTCACGATCGCGAGATAAACCGGCGGCACGAGGCTCGCCACCCGTTCGTTGCCGAACTCATGGGCCATGACAAGCGAGCCGGTTTCGGCGAGCGCGAACGTGCAGGAAGTGATGCCGATATCGGCGGCGAGCATGTCGCGGCGCTGCTCCGCACGGGCCTGCGGCGCAAGCAAGGCCGAGTCGATCTGCGTCACACGCTCCGTGCGCAGCCAGTCTGTGAGGCCGAAGCGGTCGAGGACCGGATGCCGCCAACAGAGGGCGCTGCGGGGCTCGTATATGCGAAAAATTTGCGCTGCCTCGCGACGAGCCGCTTCCATCGACGGCACGACGACCGGCCGCCCGCCGACCTTCGCAACTTCCGCAGTGAACCTGGCAACGAGATCTTCTTCAATGGTGCTGTAGCCCATCGCGCGCGTTACGGTCGGGTCGGCATGTACGCGGTAGCGCAAACCGGAGGTCGCCGCTTCGCGCACGCGAGCCAGAAAAGCTTCGCGATTCATTCCATCCCCTCCCTGCTCCACCAATCGCGGAAGCGCTCGCGGGCCGGAGCCGGAAAGTCGCGGTTCTTCGTCCAGCCGTGCAACGGGCCGGGCAATTTCTTCAGCCAGCCGCTCGGCAGGACTCGGCCGACGGTGCGCGTCGCCAGCCAAGTGAGGAAGCGATACAGTCGCGGGCTGCGCATGCTCCGGGCCCAGAGGCCGTAGGCTTGCGCTTCGGCCCAGTGCATCTCGCCCGGTTCTTTGTGGAGTTGGTCGCGGAGTTGGATGAGCATCTCGGGGATCGCGATCTTCACCGGACAAGCCGCTTGGCATGCGCCGCACAGACTCGAAGCGTGCGGCAAGTGGCGGTTGTTCGTCAGCCCGTCGTAGAGCGGCGTCAGCACCGCGCCGATCGGGCCGGAATACGTGCCGCCGTAGGCATGGCCGCCGATGTTGCGATAGATCGGGCAGACGTTCAAGCACGCCCCGCAACGAATGCAAAACAGGCTCTCGCGCAACGGCCCTTCGAGGATGCGCGTGCGCCCGTTATCCAACAGCACGACATGGAACTCGTCGGGGCCTTCGAGTTCGTCGGGCTTGCGCGGGCCGTTGGCGAGCGTCGTATAAATGGACAGCTTCTGTCCGGTCGCGGCCCGCGCGAGGACCTTTAAGAAGATCGGCAAGTCGGCGAGCTTCGGAATCACTTTCTCGATGCCGAGAATCGCGATGTGCAGCTTCGGCATCGTGACGGTGAGCCGCGCGTTCCCTTCGTTCGAGATCAGCACGATCGTGCCGGTTTCGGCGACGGCGAAGTTGGCGCCGGTAATGCCCGCATCGGCCGTGGCGAAAGCATCTCGCAAGCGAGTGCGAGCGTAGGCGCACAGGTCTTCCGGCGTGTTCGGCAAGGTTTCGCCGGCGTCGGTCGAGAGCAGTTGGTGAATCTCCGGCATGCGCAAGTGCAACGCCGGGGCCACGAGATGCGACGGCCGTTGCTTCGACAACTGCACGATGTATTCGCCCAAGTCGGTTTCGATCGGCTCGATGCCGGCCGCTTCGAGGGCGTCGTTCAGATGAATTTCTTCGGTCGTCATCGACTTGCTTTTGACGACCCGCTTCGCTCCGCGACTGCGCAGAATATCGGTCACGATGCGGCACGCGTCGTCCCCGTCGCCGGCATAGTGGACCTCTCCCCCGCGCTCGCGCACGCTCGCCTCGAGCGTTTCGAGATGGCCGGCAAGGTCGGCCAGGGTCGCGTCTTTGATTTGCCGAGCCAGTTCTCGCAGGGGAGCACTTTGGGGAAAGGTCTCCCAAGCTTCTCGGTTTCGCTTGGCAAGCGTGTCGCCGACGTTTGCCAACGACAATTGCAGGTTCGCGTCGACCAAGGCCTGCGACGAGGCCGTGAGAAATTCGTGGTGCGTTTGACGCGTGAAATCAGTTGTCGACATGCCGCCGGTCTACTCCGAGAGTTGCGTTAGCATGGCGAGCCAAGGAACCGCTCCGACGACGAACGCGAAGATCACGAGCGGCATCGGCGGATTCGAGCGTTTACGCTTCACGACGATCGGCGTCGTGACGAGCAGCAAGATGCCGACGATCGCCGCCGCGACCAACAAATACGCGGCGAACATCCGCAGCAAGTTGGCGCGCGGCTCGACGAACGCAACGTAGAGCCGAGCGGCCACGGAGCCGAGTTCGCACATCAGCGTGGTCGAGAGCATCGTAATCCAGGCTACGGTCAGGGCATCGACCGTCGGACGAACGACGAATTTCTTCTTCTGAGCGTGCCGTTGCGATTTTGTTTTCGACATGGCCGGGTGCGACTCGGGAGCAGGCTCTAGGTGGGCGATGCTCGCGATTCTACCGCATAACGAAACCGGCCGCGATCAGCGATATGCTTCTCGACCAAGGATCAAGAAGAATTAATATCGCCGACCGCGGCCGATGAAATATCGATTTCGATACATCTAACGCGATGTACCGCCGTTAAATCATACGCGGATTGCGGAGATTACACGCCGCGATACGTGACGAGCACTTCGCCGCACTTCTTATAGCGGATCGTCACGGACACGCCGCAGCACCAATCGTAGGTCACAAGCCCTTCGCCGATCAGCGTCTTACGACAATCCACTTTCGGCTCGCCGCAGCAACAGGCCGGCAAGCAAACCGGAACGTCGACCGGGCAGCAGGTGCAAGGGTTCTTCGTGGCGAGCACGAGCTTCACCGGCGGCTTGCAGCATTTGTCGCGGCAGAGCCGGCTGAGGTCGAGCAAGGCATGGCGATACTTGATGCACGGCGTCGGGCAGCAAACGCAGGGGGTCGAGGCAATCGTCGTGCAGCCCGGCGCGGCGACGCCGACCGAGGCTTGGTCGGGAATCGGCTTCGGCATCGCTTCGGGTGCTTTGCCGAGCTTGAGCAAACTCTTGGCTTCGACGTTCGCAACTGAGAACGTCAGCGCGACGAGGCCGATGGTGCAGGCGGAAATCAAGCGATAAATCATAGTCGTCTCCCCTTCTTAAATCCGTTTCCGAAAATCAAATGTCGAACTCCGTAGAATCGCCAAGATCGTTACCAAGCGCCGCGCGCACAAGGCCCCAACAAAGAGGGGAAATAGAGCCCAGCGGCCCTAATCGACTTGGAAATAAAGGCTTAGCGCTCGAAATAAAAGCTGCTTAGTTTCGCTTACTCCCGGATTTTTCCGCAAAAAATCACTCTCGATCGCCCGGAATCGAGCTTCGTTTGCTCCGACCCGATTCGCGACCTAGAGTTACGATGGCGGTTTCACATCGCCTCACTTCCGCCTTGCACTCGCCCGAACAGCACTTCTCCCACGACTCCACCATGACCGCGGACGTTCTGACCGAGAATCGGTCGGTATTGCGCGATATCGATACGGCCCTGGAGCCGATGCGTCGTAAGCATCGCGACTTACAGACGTTCATGGCGTCGCAATTGGAACGCTTGGAGATGTTGGCCGGCCGGCTCGATGAGCGCGAGCGTGAACAGCGCGACCAGACCGAGCTGCTAGCTCAAGAGCGGAACGCTTTAGATGTAGAATGGGCTCGGCTCGACTCCCTCATCGAATCGGCGCAAGCGAACGCCTTGGAGATTCGCCAAGAAAAACAACGCCTCGACACCCTCTCGCGCGATCACTTCGACGGCCCGCAACTGCGTGAATTGAAGCATTTGCGCGAAGAGATCGAGCAGCTGTCGCATGAGCGGCGCGTCGTCGAGAACGAACTAGAAGCGGCCCAGCGAAAAGTCGGACAACTCGCCGATACGGCCGTCGAACTCTCCGAGACCCGCGCCGAACTTGCGGCTACGCAAAGTGATCTCGAACGCTTGCGCCGCGAGCCGTCGCGCATCGACGCGGCCGGCCTGGCTGAGCTCCAGCATCGCCTGGCCGTAGCGCAGGAAGACCGCGAACGGCTCTCCGGCGAAGTCCGGCGGCTTAAACAACGAGAAGCGGAGCTGCAAAAACAACGGGACGAAGACAACCGGCGTTACACCGACGAGCGACTGGACTGGCTCACCGAGCTGCGCTCGCTACGGCGCTCGTTCGAGCTGAAGCCGGCGACCACGGCCGAGACGCGCGAAGCCTCACCGGAAGCGATCCCGCCGCCGAAACCGGAGGAACAGAACCCCTTCGATCAGGTTCTCGATCAATTCGAAGCAGTCAAACGAGACGCTGCCAAACGGAGAGCGAAAAAACTCTAAACGCGATCGTCGCCCCCCCTTTCATCCACACTCAGCCTGCTACCACATCACCTCAGGATCTTCATCAGTGAGCCGACAAGACCGACGCCCCTACTTGATTCGCAACGACGGAGCACATCGGGACGCCGCAGGAGGGGTCGAGCTGCGCGAAGCGCCGGCGGAGTTGCTGCCGCTCGGCAATCCACAGGTGTTGGAAAAGTTCGAAGAGCTCGACGACTTGGTCTTCGATGCGATCGCCGGGCGCTCGCAAGCCGTGGAACAGTTGCGAAAGGCGTGGCCCGAGGCGCTTGCGCTGGTGGGTCCGGCCCTGGTCGAGGAATCGCGCGACGCCTACTTGCAGCACGCGCTCAACAAGTGGCTCGACTGCACCGAAGGGGGAACCGCTCCGAGCCCAAAGCTCGCCGTCACGCTGATGGACGTGCTCACGGTCTTAATGGCGTACCAGCCGGAATAGCGTGGTACGTTCACAGCGACTCTTGCCGAGTTCTTAGCTCTCGATCAATTTGCGAAACGACTTGAACAGGTAGCTGCTGTCGTGCGGACCGGCCGACGCTTCCGGATGGTACTGCACGCAGAACGCCGGGGCCGATTTGTGGCGGAGCCCTTCGATCGTGTCGTCGTTCAAGTTGCGATGCGTCACTTCGAGTTCGCTCGGCAAGGTGTCTTCGTCGACCGCGAACCCGTGGTTTTGCGACGTGATCTCGACGACGCCGTTCTGCAGGTTCATCACCGGCTGGTTGGCGCCTCGATGCCCGAACTTGAGCTTAAACGTCTTCGCGCCGCAGGCCAGCGACAGCAACTGATGACCGAGGCAAATACCGAAGATCGGCTTCTTCCCCAGCACCCCCTGAATCGTTTCAACGGCATAGCGGAGCGGTTCCGGATCGCCGGGTCCATTGGAAAGAAACACGCCGTCGGGCTTCGCCCCTAAGACATCCGCGCTCGTCGCCGTGCCGGGCAAGATCGTAACGCGAAACCCTTCGTTCAACAGGTAACGCGGGATATTCCATTTCATGCCGTAGTCGAGCGCCACGATATGCGGCTTGCCGGCTTCGTCGGCCGTCGACATCCGGTTGGCGTCGAGCGTCATCCAAGGGCTGAGGTCTTCGCTCCACTTCCGCGCTTGCTCCGGCATCACTTCGCGCACCAAGTCTCGTCCGTTGAGCCCCGGCGAGGCTTTCGCCTTCGCCACCAAGCTCCGATCGTCGAGATCGCGCGTCGACAGAATCCCCTTCATCGCGCCGGTCGTCCGGATGCGGCGCACCAGTGCGCGCGTGTCGATCCCTTCGATACCGAGCACGTTATGCTTCTTGAGGTACGAGCTGAGATCGTCGCTGGCGCGAAAGTTGCTGACCCGGCCGCTGAGCTCCTTCACGATGAAGCCCGACAGATGCGGCTTCGGACTTTCGAGGTCTTCGTCGTTGACGCCGTAGTTGCCGATTTGCGGATACGTCATCGTGACGATTTGTCCGCGATAACTCGGATCGGTCAAGATCTCCTGGTAGCCGGTCATCGAGGTGTTGAAGCAAACTTCACCATCGACTTCCCCATCGGCACCGAACGAGTAACCGGTGTAAACGGTACCGTCTTCCAAAGCGAGCTTGGCAACTTGAGAC contains:
- a CDS encoding lactate utilization protein yields the protein MNREAFLARVREAATSGLRYRVHADPTVTRAMGYSTIEEDLVARFTAEVAKVGGRPVVVPSMEAARREAAQIFRIYEPRSALCWRHPVLDRFGLTDWLRTERVTQIDSALLAPQARAEQRRDMLAADIGITSCTFALAETGSLVMAHEFGNERVASLVPPVYLAIVSREQILADLFDAFDRLGERLAKRDWPSNVTLITGPSKTGDIESKLVVGVHGPGKWHVLVVDETAGEKPAPA
- the asnS gene encoding asparagine--tRNA ligase, translated to MEKVPAKISVAEARKAAAVGREVLLEGWIRTRRDSKGGFSFLELNDGSSQGNVQIIADATLPNYEDVIKHLAAGYSVGVEGLVKASQGKGQETEIGATKVTLYGTADVETYPLQKKQHSFEFLRTIAHLRPRTNTFGAIARVRNCVSRSIHDFFQEQGFLYVHTPIITASDCEGAGSMFRVSTLDPERLPRLPASAGGKVDYKQDFFERPTYLTVSGQLQGETLACALGKVYTFGPTFRAENSNTTRHLAEFWMIEPEMAFFDLQDNMRLAEAFLKRIFRDVLARCGEDLKFFAERIDKTAIETLEKIVAADFVRCSYTEAVDILIASGKKFEFPVSWGCDLQAEHERYLTEEKFQAPTILYDYPRTLKPFYMRVNDDGKTVRAMDILVPKVGEIIGGSQREERLDVLEQRMAEQGLHAEQYSWYIDLRRYGTVPHAGFGLGLERVVQFITGMANIRDVIPYPRTPGNAEY
- a CDS encoding iron-sulfur cluster-binding protein; translated protein: MSTTDFTRQTHHEFLTASSQALVDANLQLSLANVGDTLAKRNREAWETFPQSAPLRELARQIKDATLADLAGHLETLEASVRERGGEVHYAGDGDDACRIVTDILRSRGAKRVVKSKSMTTEEIHLNDALEAAGIEPIETDLGEYIVQLSKQRPSHLVAPALHLRMPEIHQLLSTDAGETLPNTPEDLCAYARTRLRDAFATADAGITGANFAVAETGTIVLISNEGNARLTVTMPKLHIAILGIEKVIPKLADLPIFLKVLARAATGQKLSIYTTLANGPRKPDELEGPDEFHVVLLDNGRTRILEGPLRESLFCIRCGACLNVCPIYRNIGGHAYGGTYSGPIGAVLTPLYDGLTNNRHLPHASSLCGACQAACPVKIAIPEMLIQLRDQLHKEPGEMHWAEAQAYGLWARSMRSPRLYRFLTWLATRTVGRVLPSGWLKKLPGPLHGWTKNRDFPAPARERFRDWWSREGME
- the carA gene encoding glutamine-hydrolyzing carbamoyl-phosphate synthase small subunit, translated to MSQVAKLALEDGTVYTGYSFGADGEVDGEVCFNTSMTGYQEILTDPSYRGQIVTMTYPQIGNYGVNDEDLESPKPHLSGFIVKELSGRVSNFRASDDLSSYLKKHNVLGIEGIDTRALVRRIRTTGAMKGILSTRDLDDRSLVAKAKASPGLNGRDLVREVMPEQARKWSEDLSPWMTLDANRMSTADEAGKPHIVALDYGMKWNIPRYLLNEGFRVTILPGTATSADVLGAKPDGVFLSNGPGDPEPLRYAVETIQGVLGKKPIFGICLGHQLLSLACGAKTFKLKFGHRGANQPVMNLQNGVVEITSQNHGFAVDEDTLPSELEVTHRNLNDDTIEGLRHKSAPAFCVQYHPEASAGPHDSSYLFKSFRKLIES
- a CDS encoding FAD-dependent oxidoreductase, with the protein product MPLTWKFRSGVFVLAEKVVIIGSGPAGWSAAIYAARANLEPLLYEGTPQAEMIPLGQLAYTTEVENYPGFPVGNVRAFIESAVDEDRHYNLPPPPKGHEKNGAPHYAVQGVELVELMKQQAINFGTRVVGDDIVDVDFSSRPYKLHTGEKTVVEAHAIIIATGARANYIGLPSEETYKNRGVSACAVCDGALPRFRKKELVVVGGGDSAVEEANYLTNFASKVYLVHRRDKLRASKIMAERALANAKIELTWNSAVVECQGNDKEGLTSVTLQSTLDGSTRNLPAAGMFVAIGHTPNTAFLHGKLTTNEKGYLKLTVPFRTNTSVEGVFAAGDVADDYYRQAITSAGSGCMAALDAERWLAAHE
- a CDS encoding class I SAM-dependent methyltransferase → MDELPKSEQEAWSRVTDRYGTREATLGARSTARLRNDPASLSITLARYKFLARLASKNRRILELGVWEPLGSRILAEFAAAYVGVDAEAPFAEEANRLFEPFAMQFRTDVVQEAAGYDLVVCLEFARALAAVGSPTTSPIAPFFDLVLRLLDDDGIVAVGINYDSDAGHSDSVRRAMDDRFAQVFEFRCYGESITVDCANQQEHSRTGYALLIGMLPRRAADRARRELTVEVTRSPDVVPSDEPIRFGRHLCHWLHQSPRRLLHSMAYYRFGAELIGPNRKVLDVGCGEGLGTWLLAQRNGAAVGLDFDAEAIEVAQGNFHDRRVRFACGDFFETPVEKYDALVNFDCIEHILPQNVDRFWSRITEHLADDGLAIVGTPSLASDAYANPTTRAGHVNLYSGDRLEAEMSQHFRQVFLFSANDETIHTGFRQLAHYYLGVGVGPIRRPTPRE